One window of the Limisphaerales bacterium genome contains the following:
- a CDS encoding DUF3387 domain-containing protein, which yields EDKLIKLAKEVKTVVDDKAKYTDWSQRDDIKAELKVDLILLLGKHGYPPVDRDEVYKEIFEQAENFKKHRAA from the coding sequence CCGAGGACAAGCTGATCAAGCTCGCCAAGGAGGTGAAAACAGTGGTCGACGACAAGGCCAAGTACACCGACTGGAGCCAACGCGACGACATCAAAGCCGAGCTGAAAGTAGATCTCATCCTCCTCCTCGGCAAACACGGTTATCCACCCGTCGACCGTGATGAGGTCTACAAGGAGATCTTCGAGCAGGCGGAGAACTTCAAGAAACACCGGGCGGCA